From a region of the Methanolobus tindarius DSM 2278 genome:
- the gpmI gene encoding 2,3-bisphosphoglycerate-independent phosphoglycerate mutase, protein MSYENGPLLLMILDGWGYTTEEKGNAVMTANTPVLDSLVEKYPSCLLQVSGEGVGLPEGQMGNSEVGHLNIGAGRIIYQDLTRINKDIKEGSFFKNQVLLESMGNVKKNNSALHLMGLFSYGGVHSHMDHMRALVEMAKKEGVERVYIHTFLDGRDVPPQTALEDMKAHEEFCKSTGIAKTATVSGRYYAMDRDKRWDRIQLAYDALTLGEGILADDAVSAVSMAYERGENDEFVKPTVVTDEDGKPVATVKDGDSVIFFNFRPDRARQMTYAFVNDDFDGFERKVKPEVHYVCMAEYDENLDIPIAYPPETITNTLGEVLSKNNKKQLRIAETEKYAHVTFFFNGGVEKENEGEDRCLVSSPDVATYDLKPEMSAHEVTEKLVEKIQSGKYDAIILNFANMDMVGHTGIVDAAIKAIEAVDECVGKIINAIIEQNGAALITADHGNAEKMIDYNTGKPHTAHTSNPVRCLLVNGPEGAKLKDGKLSDLAPTMLEIMKIEQPAEMTGVSLISKSN, encoded by the coding sequence ATGTCATATGAGAATGGACCGCTTTTACTTATGATACTTGATGGCTGGGGCTACACTACCGAAGAGAAAGGAAATGCAGTAATGACTGCAAATACCCCGGTGCTTGATTCTCTTGTGGAAAAATATCCTTCATGCTTACTACAGGTTTCAGGAGAGGGCGTTGGACTTCCTGAAGGACAGATGGGAAACTCAGAAGTTGGACACCTGAACATTGGAGCTGGAAGAATAATCTACCAGGATCTTACACGCATTAACAAAGACATAAAAGAAGGTTCTTTTTTCAAAAATCAGGTTTTGCTTGAATCTATGGGAAACGTGAAGAAAAACAACTCTGCACTGCACCTTATGGGACTTTTCTCATACGGAGGCGTTCACAGTCACATGGACCACATGAGAGCACTTGTGGAAATGGCAAAGAAAGAAGGTGTTGAAAGAGTTTACATTCACACATTCCTTGATGGCAGAGACGTGCCACCTCAGACTGCACTTGAAGACATGAAAGCTCATGAGGAATTCTGCAAGAGCACAGGCATTGCAAAGACTGCAACTGTAAGCGGCAGATATTATGCAATGGACCGTGACAAACGCTGGGACCGTATACAACTGGCATACGATGCACTAACACTTGGGGAAGGAATCCTTGCAGATGACGCTGTTTCAGCAGTAAGTATGGCTTACGAAAGGGGCGAAAATGACGAGTTTGTAAAGCCCACTGTTGTTACCGATGAAGATGGTAAGCCTGTTGCAACTGTTAAGGATGGAGATTCAGTTATCTTTTTCAATTTCCGTCCGGACAGGGCAAGACAGATGACATATGCATTTGTGAACGATGATTTTGATGGTTTTGAGAGAAAAGTAAAGCCTGAAGTTCACTACGTCTGCATGGCTGAATATGATGAGAATCTGGATATTCCAATAGCATACCCACCAGAGACCATTACTAACACACTTGGTGAAGTCCTCAGCAAGAATAATAAAAAACAGCTCCGTATAGCTGAAACTGAAAAGTATGCTCACGTTACATTCTTCTTCAACGGCGGTGTGGAAAAGGAGAATGAAGGAGAGGACAGATGTCTTGTATCTTCACCCGATGTTGCAACATACGATCTCAAACCTGAAATGAGTGCACACGAAGTTACAGAGAAACTTGTGGAAAAGATACAGTCCGGCAAGTATGATGCCATAATTCTCAACTTTGCCAACATGGATATGGTTGGTCACACCGGAATTGTGGATGCAGCCATTAAAGCAATTGAAGCTGTGGATGAATGTGTTGGCAAGATCATCAATGCAATTATCGAACAAAATGGAGCTGCACTTATAACAGCAGACCACGGTAATGCTGAGAAGATGATAGATTACAATACCGGCAAGCCACACACTGCACACACATCAAATCCTGTAAGATGTCTTCTTGTAAATGGTCCGGAAGGAGCAAAACTTAAGGATGGAAAGCTTTCCGACCTTGCACCAACAATGCTTGAGATTATGAAAATAGAACAGCCTGCCGAGATGACAGGAGTTTCACTTATCTCTAAAAGCAACTGA
- a CDS encoding carboxymuconolactone decarboxylase family protein, which produces MPDEIKEAKDVKGFQPRAVTYAKKMDDDFSEAVAGLYSSVWEEKEGGLSKKQKHLLVFAIACSNQKTKSAVKILQRLKKYGVTAQEIKDVMMIAAWTSGIQNFTNLSPEVLKEMERLEF; this is translated from the coding sequence ATGCCAGATGAAATAAAGGAAGCAAAAGATGTGAAAGGTTTCCAGCCAAGGGCTGTGACCTATGCAAAAAAGATGGATGACGATTTCTCAGAAGCTGTAGCCGGATTATATAGTTCTGTCTGGGAAGAAAAAGAAGGTGGACTCTCCAAGAAACAGAAACATCTTCTGGTATTTGCAATTGCATGCTCAAATCAGAAAACAAAAAGTGCTGTGAAGATCCTCCAGAGACTGAAGAAATATGGAGTAACCGCACAGGAAATAAAGGACGTCATGATGATAGCAGCCTGGACCAGCGGTATTCAGAATTTCACTAATTTAAGCCCCGAAGTCCTTAAAGAAATGGAGAGACTGGAATTCTGA
- a CDS encoding DUF1294 domain-containing protein: METSFIILMYLLLVNLIGFYLMWADKRKAKKDAFRIPEKTLFTIAVIGGSIGSIAGMYRFRHKTKHSSFTIGMPLILLIQIYVLIRFLLPLYALN; encoded by the coding sequence ATGGAAACATCCTTTATAATCCTTATGTATTTGCTGCTGGTAAATCTAATAGGATTTTACCTTATGTGGGCTGATAAAAGAAAAGCAAAAAAAGATGCTTTCAGGATTCCTGAAAAAACCCTGTTTACAATTGCGGTAATCGGTGGCAGTATAGGTTCTATTGCAGGGATGTATCGTTTTCGTCATAAGACAAAGCATAGCTCCTTTACAATAGGAATGCCTCTTATACTGCTAATTCAAATCTATGTTTTGATACGCTTTCTGCTTCCATTATACGCCTTAAATTGA
- a CDS encoding DUF2278 family protein — protein sequence MSLENYGILKAKPKDCKRGKGKSAHYQILVDDGKNEHRIAVNINSKVAPSELLYFADDNFSHPIIEKLGSLEMGYKSLDRSSRDLRLDYVRGGLFDTSKMVPLECDVPGPSNDLNELIQKYVEKAAAMDNGMLYAFGERWGPESFLPDSFFGFRPGSGIHDIHMNQGNSEKWQDDDAPCQDGGLLIHLPEENRWVAIFLAFQSQCFNTDDTTGHCLPDVPQKVPETSSQTCEVEEPESTEAGSVLIVGALVNPEGVDSGKESVTLFNASPKTIDLAGWSLKDASGRKSNIKGKIRAGSGTRILFSGKGVILSNGGGTISLYDNQGTLMHEVKYSSREVRSGWTIVF from the coding sequence ATGTCTCTTGAAAATTATGGGATATTGAAAGCTAAGCCAAAAGACTGCAAACGAGGAAAAGGAAAAAGTGCTCATTACCAGATTCTTGTTGATGATGGAAAAAATGAACACCGCATAGCTGTGAATATTAATTCGAAAGTTGCACCTTCTGAATTGCTTTATTTTGCAGATGATAACTTCAGTCATCCTATAATTGAAAAGCTTGGTTCTCTTGAAATGGGTTACAAAAGCCTTGACCGTTCATCAAGGGACCTGCGTTTAGATTATGTCCGTGGAGGACTTTTTGATACATCAAAAATGGTGCCGCTGGAATGTGATGTTCCTGGTCCGTCCAATGACCTAAATGAACTTATCCAGAAATATGTTGAGAAAGCTGCTGCTATGGATAACGGTATGCTCTATGCATTTGGAGAAAGATGGGGTCCGGAATCCTTTTTACCAGACAGTTTCTTTGGTTTCAGGCCAGGCAGTGGAATTCATGATATTCATATGAACCAGGGTAATTCTGAAAAGTGGCAGGATGATGATGCACCGTGCCAGGACGGAGGTCTGCTCATTCACTTACCGGAAGAAAACCGTTGGGTTGCTATTTTCCTGGCTTTCCAGTCACAGTGTTTCAATACGGATGACACGACCGGGCACTGTTTGCCTGATGTTCCTCAAAAAGTACCTGAAACCTCATCACAAACATGTGAGGTTGAAGAACCCGAGTCTACAGAGGCAGGTTCTGTACTGATAGTAGGGGCTCTTGTTAATCCGGAGGGAGTTGATTCCGGTAAAGAATCCGTGACACTTTTCAATGCTTCTCCAAAAACAATTGATCTTGCAGGATGGTCACTTAAAGATGCATCAGGTCGTAAGTCAAACATTAAAGGCAAGATACGAGCAGGTTCGGGGACAAGAATATTGTTCTCCGGGAAGGGAGTTATTCTCTCAAACGGCGGTGGAACCATCAGCCTTTATGATAATCAGGGAACGCTCATGCATGAAGTGAAGTACAGCAGTAGAGAAGTCAGGTCCGGCTGGACTATTGTGTTCTGA
- a CDS encoding MATE family efflux transporter, with the protein MHERSKLLADESIGKLLFKLSAPATVGMLVQALYNIVDTVFVGQALGENSVQGIAGISIAFPIMMVIMAIALAIGIGGASMISRSLGEGNQERAENVMGNVLSLVLIMSLFIIIAGSIYLTPLLKLFGATDTILPYATEYMTVILHGSGFFMFALAMNNVVRSEGNAKVAMYTMLISALVNVILDPLFIFKSGYIEFNFLADKLGTTVQPLYLHGFGLGVKGAAIATILAQATGALFLIWYFASGNSSLRFRLKNLIPRFDIAFESISIGMGPLARNASSSLVVIVLNNILLIYGGGDVAIAIFGVVNRLFMFTFMPMYGIVQGLQPIVGFNYGARNFSRVMESVKLSMMVTTTIAVAGFIVLLVFPGQLFGIFTSDQQLISSGASATRIMILALPLVGFQVVGASLYQAIGKALPSFFLAMSRQLLFLIPLVIILPHFFQLTGVWLAFPLSDSLSFLLTFMLVLREFKILTRLENGS; encoded by the coding sequence TTGCACGAACGAAGTAAACTCTTAGCTGATGAAAGCATAGGTAAACTCCTTTTCAAATTATCCGCACCTGCCACAGTGGGAATGCTGGTACAGGCCCTTTACAACATTGTGGATACTGTTTTTGTAGGTCAGGCCCTTGGAGAGAACAGTGTTCAGGGAATTGCCGGAATATCCATAGCTTTCCCGATAATGATGGTCATCATGGCTATTGCACTTGCCATTGGAATTGGCGGAGCTTCTATGATATCCCGAAGTCTTGGTGAAGGAAATCAGGAAAGAGCAGAGAACGTAATGGGAAACGTACTCTCACTTGTCCTTATTATGAGTTTATTTATCATAATTGCAGGTAGTATTTATCTTACGCCGCTTCTGAAATTATTCGGAGCAACTGACACTATTTTACCTTATGCCACCGAATACATGACAGTGATATTGCATGGATCAGGGTTTTTCATGTTTGCACTCGCCATGAACAATGTTGTGCGTTCCGAGGGAAATGCCAAAGTTGCAATGTACACAATGCTTATCTCGGCCCTTGTAAATGTCATACTTGATCCGTTGTTTATTTTCAAGTCAGGATACATTGAATTTAATTTCCTTGCAGATAAACTGGGAACCACAGTCCAGCCATTATACCTGCATGGTTTCGGACTTGGAGTAAAAGGTGCAGCTATTGCAACAATTCTTGCACAGGCTACAGGAGCCTTATTCCTTATATGGTATTTTGCTTCGGGAAACTCCAGTCTTCGTTTCCGTTTGAAGAATCTCATACCGAGATTTGATATTGCCTTTGAAAGTATTTCCATAGGAATGGGACCTCTTGCAAGAAACGCATCAAGCAGTCTTGTGGTTATTGTGCTGAATAATATACTACTGATATATGGTGGAGGAGATGTTGCAATTGCAATTTTTGGTGTTGTAAACCGTCTTTTCATGTTCACATTCATGCCGATGTACGGTATAGTTCAGGGACTGCAACCAATCGTTGGTTTCAACTATGGAGCCAGAAACTTTTCCAGGGTAATGGAATCAGTAAAACTCTCCATGATGGTAACTACCACAATTGCTGTGGCTGGTTTCATTGTACTCCTTGTTTTTCCGGGACAGCTTTTTGGCATATTTACTTCAGATCAGCAACTGATATCATCAGGAGCATCTGCCACCAGAATAATGATACTTGCACTTCCACTGGTGGGTTTTCAGGTTGTAGGAGCTTCACTCTACCAGGCCATAGGAAAAGCATTACCATCCTTCTTCCTTGCCATGAGCAGACAGTTGTTGTTCCTTATTCCACTGGTGATTATTCTTCCACACTTCTTTCAGCTTACAGGTGTATGGCTGGCATTTCCACTATCAGACAGCCTTTCATTTTTGCTCACATTCATGCTGGTGTTGAGAGAATTTAAGATCCTTACAAGGCTTGAAAATGGCTCCTGA
- the msrB gene encoding peptide-methionine (R)-S-oxide reductase MsrB, whose protein sequence is MADKTADVSDTIEKSDEQWKEILTKDQFIVLRQKGTEVAFTGKYYANKEKGTYLCAACGQELFSSDAKYDSGTGWPSYFKPISEDKVSLKEDNSHFMKRTEVVCSRCGSHLGHVFDDGPAPTGKRYCMNSISLDFKKEE, encoded by the coding sequence ATGGCAGATAAGACGGCAGATGTGTCAGATACTATTGAAAAATCGGACGAGCAATGGAAAGAAATACTGACAAAAGATCAGTTCATAGTATTAAGACAAAAAGGCACAGAAGTAGCTTTTACTGGAAAATATTATGCGAATAAGGAAAAGGGTACCTATTTGTGTGCAGCCTGCGGTCAGGAACTGTTCAGTTCAGATGCAAAATACGATTCAGGTACCGGCTGGCCAAGTTATTTCAAACCGATTTCAGAGGATAAAGTCTCACTGAAAGAAGATAACAGTCATTTCATGAAAAGAACAGAAGTTGTCTGCAGCCGTTGTGGAAGTCACCTTGGTCATGTTTTTGATGACGGACCCGCACCCACCGGAAAAAGATACTGCATGAATTCCATTTCACTGGATTTTAAAAAAGAGGAGTAA
- a CDS encoding cupredoxin domain-containing protein: MTKKWLILITILMLAGVLVSGCADTADDDTAMEEENAEETTADDVEEVAVVGDGVDHGIRMEYYGMMKPSEIEINRGDTLVWTNYKPQNTFVLVSDDGLFEDQEMYVHDTYDYTFMNTGTYTFSVVDVPDMTLTVTVN; encoded by the coding sequence ATGACAAAAAAGTGGCTGATATTAATTACAATACTTATGCTTGCAGGTGTGCTTGTCAGCGGATGTGCCGACACTGCAGATGATGATACTGCAATGGAAGAAGAAAATGCTGAGGAAACAACAGCAGATGATGTTGAAGAAGTTGCTGTGGTTGGGGACGGTGTAGACCATGGTATCAGAATGGAATACTATGGGATGATGAAACCTTCTGAAATAGAAATAAACAGAGGGGACACACTTGTATGGACAAATTACAAACCACAGAATACTTTTGTGCTTGTAAGCGATGATGGGCTCTTTGAAGACCAGGAAATGTATGTCCACGACACATATGATTACACTTTCATGAACACCGGCACTTACACATTCAGTGTTGTTGATGTTCCTGATATGACTCTTACAGTAACAGTAAACTAA
- a CDS encoding GIY-YIG nuclease family protein, with protein MQDKRNFPDISEKGVYCLIFRTRNCILDAGSLKKIGFSKGYYIYVGSALGSGGLKRLKRHVLLSLDKNKKPRWHVDYLSVSQEFELISVVYAITDKPIECELAGKLKSVFNNSIQGFGAGDCSCSSHLFYSKKRPLSLIKDSFNKPGLKFKVAHFV; from the coding sequence ATGCAGGATAAAAGGAATTTTCCGGATATTTCTGAAAAAGGTGTTTATTGTCTCATATTCAGAACTAGAAACTGCATTCTGGATGCAGGTAGCCTTAAAAAGATTGGATTTTCAAAAGGTTACTATATATATGTTGGTTCTGCACTTGGAAGTGGAGGTCTTAAAAGACTGAAACGACATGTGCTGCTATCATTAGATAAAAACAAAAAACCACGCTGGCATGTGGATTATCTTTCGGTTTCACAGGAATTTGAACTAATATCTGTGGTATATGCAATTACTGACAAACCGATTGAATGTGAACTTGCAGGAAAACTAAAATCCGTTTTTAACAATTCTATCCAGGGTTTTGGAGCAGGCGATTGCAGCTGTTCTTCTCATCTTTTTTACAGTAAAAAACGTCCTTTGTCTTTAATCAAAGATTCATTTAATAAACCTGGATTGAAATTCAAAGTTGCACATTTTGTCTAG